In Physeter macrocephalus isolate SW-GA chromosome 2, ASM283717v5, whole genome shotgun sequence, a single window of DNA contains:
- the ASDURF gene encoding ASNSD1 upstream open reading frame protein: MPSRGARPEDGSGQVPTDNSTQHKEDLSSKIKEQKIVVDELSNLKKNRKVYRQQQNSDIFFLADRTEMLSESKNILDELRKEYQEIENSEKTKIKK, from the exons ATGCCCAGCCGAGGTGCGCGACCCGAGGACGGCTCCGGGCAGGTCCCTACCGACAACTCGACGCAGCACAAGGAAGATCTCAGCAGCAAG attaaagaacaaaaaattgttGTGGATGAACTTTCTAACCTGAAGAAGAACAGG AAAGTATATAGGCAGCAACAGAACAGCGACATATTCTTTCTTGCAGACCGAACAGAAATGCTTTCTGAAAGCAAAA aTATATTGGATGAGCTGAGGAAAGAAtaccaagaaatagaaaactcaGAGAAGACCAAAATCAAGAAATAG
- the ASNSD1 gene encoding asparagine synthetase domain-containing protein 1: MCGICCAVSFSVEHFNKDLKEDLLCNLKRRGPNSSKQLLKSNINYQCLFSGHVLHLRGVLTAQPVEDERGNVFLWNGEVFSGIKVEAEENDTQIMLNYLSSCKNESDILSLFSKVQGPWSFIYYQASSHSLWFGRDFFGRRSLLWHFSSLGKSFCLSSIGAQTSGVANQWQEVPASGIFRIDLKSTSISKSVVLKLYPWKYNSREDVIKECVNSLTQISADLPTFVSVAANEAKLYLKEPVVPLNMILPQAAFEIHCSSISSVPPSRETLQVFLTDGHMKKVVQQFIDVLSVAVKRRVLCLPRDEKLTQSEVLNTSNRKANVAILFSGGIDSMVIAALADRHIPLDEPIDLLNVAFMTKEKTVPAGFNKKGRKEKNNCEKRAEESSKNVSAAAAANPGEQFNVPDRITGRAGLKELQAANPSRIWNFVEINVSLEELQRLRRTRISHLIQPLDTVLDDSIGCAVWFASGGVGWLVTQDEAKPYQSSAKVVLTGIGADEQLAGYSRHRVRFQTHGLEGLNKEIEMELGRISSRNLGRDDRVIGDHGKEARFPFLDENVVSFLNSLPVWEKANLTLSRGIGEKLILRLAAVELGLTTSALLPKRAMQFGSRIAKMEKNNEKASDKCGRLQVISLENLSIEKEIKM, translated from the exons ATGTGTGGCATTTGTTGTGCAGTAAGCTTTTCTGTTGAGCATTTCAACAAAGATTTGAAAGAGGATTTACTGTGTAATCTTAAACGGCGGGGACCCAATAGTAGTAAACAGTTGTTAAAGTCTAATATTAACTACCAGTGTTTATTTTCTGGTCATGTCCTTCACTTAAGAGGTGTGTTGACTGCCCAGCCTGTTGAAGATGAAAGAGGCAATGTATTCCTGTGGAATGGAGAAGTCTTTAGTGGAATAAAGGTTGAAGCTGAAGAGAATGATACCCAAATAATGCTTAATTATCTTTCCTCTTGTAAGAATGAATCTGATATTTTGTCACTCTTCTCAAAAGTCCAGGGTCCTTGGTCTTTTATATATTATCAAGCATCTAGTCATTCTTTGTGGTTTGGTAGGGATTTTTTTGGTCGTCGTAGCTTGCTTTGGCATTTTAGTAGTTTGGGCAAGAGTTTCTGCCTCTCTTCAATCGGTGCCCAAACATCTGGAGTGGCCAATCAGTGGCAAGAAGTTCCAGCATCTGGAATTTTCAGAATTGATCTAAAGTCTACTTCCATTTCCAAAtctgttgttttaaaattgtatccTTGGAAATATAACTCTAGGGAGGATGTTATCAAAGAATGTGTTAATAGCCTAACTCAAATTTCAGCAGATTTGCCAACATTTGTATCAGTGGCAGCAAATGAAGCCAAACTGTATCTTAAAGAACCTGTTGTCCCTTTAAATATGATTTTGCCACAAGCCGCATTTGAGATCCATTGCAGTAGCATTTCCAGCGTCCCACCATCAAGAGAGACCCTTCAGGTCTTTCTTACTGATGGACACATGAAGAAAGTAGTTCAGCAGTTCATTGATGTCCTGAGTGTCGCAGTCAAGAGACGTGTCTTGTGTTTACCTAGGGATGAAAAACTGACACAAAGTGAAGTTTTGAATACTAGTAATAGGAAAGCAAATGTTGCAATCCTGTTTTCTGGGGGAATTGATTCCATGGTTATCGCAGCGCTTGCTGACCGTCATATTCCTTTAGATGAACCAATTGATCTTCTTAATGTGGCTTTCATGACTAAAGAAAAGACCGTACCAGCTGGTTTTaacaaaaaagggagaaaagagaaaaataattgtgaaaaacGCGCTGAAGAATCCTCTAAAAATGtcagtgctgctgctgctgctaatcCTGGTGAGCAATTCAATGTACCAGATCGAATCACAGGAAGAGCAGGGCTAAAGGAACTACAAGCTGCCAACCCTTCCCGGATTTGGAATTTTGTTGAAATTAATGTTTCTCTGGAAGAACTGCAAAGATTAAGACGAACTCGAATATCCCACTTAATTCAGCCCTTGGATACAGTGTTGGATGACAGCATTGGCTGTGCAGTCTGGTTTGCTTCTGGAGGAGTTGGTTGGTTAGTGACCCAAGATGAAGCAAAACCATATCAGAGTAGTGCAAAG GTAGTTCTTACTGGAATTGGTGCAGATGAGCAGCTCGCAGGTTATTCTCGTCATCGTGTCCGCTTCCAGACACACGGGCTGGAAGGACTGAATAAGGAAATCGAGATGGAACTGGGTCGAATTTCTTCTAGAAATCTTGGTCGTGATGACAGAGTTATTGGTGATCATGGAAAAGAAGCAAG atttcctTTCCTGGATGAAAATGTTGTCTCCTTTCTAAATTCCCTACCGGTTTGGGAAAAGGCAAACTTGACTTTATCCCGTGGAATTGGTGAAAAACTAATTTTGCGTCTTGCGGCAGTGGAACTTGGTCTAACAACCTCTGCTCTTCTGCCGAAACGGGCCATGCAATTTGGATCCAGAAttgcaaaaatggaaaagaataatgaaaaagcaTCTGATAAATGTGGAAGGCTCCAAGTCATTTCCTTAGAAAACCTTTCTATTGAAAAAGAGATCAAAATGTAA